From one Solanum stenotomum isolate F172 chromosome 12, ASM1918654v1, whole genome shotgun sequence genomic stretch:
- the LOC125848590 gene encoding probable aquaporin NIP-type: MVSNKEDQITQTMEEGNIQVASNNKVGFCSSPAVVVLGQKLIAEVIGTYFVIFAGCGSVVVNNLYGGTVTFPGICVTWGLIVMVMAYTVGHISGAHFNPAVTITFSVFGRFPWKEVPLYIIAQLMGSTLASGTLSLMFDVTPQAYFGTVPTGSNVQSLVAEIIISFLLMFVISGVGTDERAIGHVSGIAVGMTITLNVFVAGPISGASMNPARSIGPALVRHVYKGLWVYIVGPIVGTLAGAFVYNLIRSTDKPLNELTKSVSSLRS, from the exons aTGGTGTCAAATAAAGAAGATCAAATCACTCAGACTATGGAAGAAGGTAATATCCAAGTAGCCTCCAATAACAAGGTTGGATTTTGTTCATCGCCTGCCGTCGTTGTCCTCGGTCAAAAG TTGATTGCGGAGGTCATAGGGacatattttgttatatttgcGGGGTGTGGTTCAGTTGTAGTCAACAACCTTTATGGTGGGACCGTTACGTTTCCAGGGATATGTGTAACATGGGGACTTATTGTTATGGTCATGGCTTACACTGTTGGACACATATCAGGAGCACATTTTAATCCAGCTGTCACTATTACTTTCAGCGTCTTCGGTCGCTTCCCTTGGAAAGAA GTACCTTTGTACATAATAGCTCAATTAATGGGTTCGACTTTGGCTAGTGGAACTCTGTCTCTAATGTTTGATGTAACTCCTCAAGCTTATTTTGGTACAGTTCCAACTGGATCTAATGTCCAATCACTTGTTGCCGAAATCATCATTTCTTTCCTTCTCATGTTCGTCATTTCTGGTGTTGGTACAGATGAACGAGCG ATTGGACATGTATCTGGGATAGCTGTGGGAATGACCATAACCTTGAACGTTTTTGTAGCAGG GCCAATTTCAGGAGCATCAATGAATCCAGCAAGAAGCATTGGTCCAGCACTAGTGAGACATGTTTACAAAGGTCTTTGGGTATATATTGTTGGTCCAATCGTCGGAACCCTAGCCGGAGCGTTCGTGTACAATTTGATTCGATCAACGGACAAACCACTCAATGAGCTCACCAAAAGTGTATCGTCCCTTCGAAGCTAA
- the LOC125848569 gene encoding uncharacterized protein LOC125848569 isoform X2 — translation MDSEGENSVYLNSLVSAADSFSDGDIRRTATSSAVQKTLFLIHSDDPTLKVQAAKEIRRLTKTSQRYRRHFSNAVKPLVDMLRSESFESNEAALLALLNLAVKDEGNKINIIDAGALEPIISFLQSENAILQDHATAALLTLSASPATKPIISASGVFSLLVEIIRHGSSQAKADAVMALSNLSTYQDNLLLILRAQPIPSTVSLLKSCKKSSKTTERCTAIIESLMCYEEGRNSLISEDGGVLAVVEVLESGSAQSREHAVGALLTMCQSDRAKYREPILREGVIPGLLELTVQGTVKSRTKAQTLLRLLRDTPYPRSELEPDTLENIVSNLISQIDCEEQSGKAKEMLAEMVQVSMEQSLRHLQQRALGLV, via the exons ATGGACTCGGAGGGCGAGAATTCTGTGTACTTGAACAGTCTGGTCAGTGCCGCCGACAGCTTTTCCGACGGAGATATTCGGCGAACGGCGACGTCCTCCGCAGTCCAAAAAACCCTTTTTCTTATTCATTCTGATGACCCCACTTTGAAAGTACAGGCGGCTAAGGAGATCCGCCGTTTAACTAAGACTTCTCAACGTTACCGCCGTCATTTTTCTAACGCCGTTAAACCTCTCGTTGATATGCTTCGTTCGGAATCTTTTGAATCTAATGAAGCTGCTCTTCTTGCACTCCTTAATCTCGCTGTAAAAGACGAAGG AAACAAGATAAATATCATAGATGCTGGTGCTCTAGAACCCATCATTAGCTTTCTTCAATCAGAGAATGCAATTCTCCAGGATCATGCTACTGCCGCTTTGCTCACATTATCTGCTTCTCCTGCCACTAAACCCATAATTAGTGCTTCTGGTGTTTTCTCTCTGCTAGTGGAAATCATTAGGCACGGTAGTTCACAAGCCAAGGCCGATGCCGTGATGGCTCTTTCCAACCTGTCAACTTATCAAGACAATCTACTATTGATTCTGCGGGCACAACCAATTCCTTCTACTGTTTCTCTGCTTAAATCCTGTAAAAAGTCTTCAAAAACTACTGAAAGATGCACTGCTATTATAGAATCTTTGATGTGTTATGAAGAGGGTAGGAATTCATTGATATCTGAAGATGGGGGAGTACTTGCAGTGGTAGAAGTGCTTGAAAGTGGATCTGCTCAAAGCCGAGAACATGCTGTAGGAGCTCTCCTGACGATGTGTCAGAGTGACCGCGCTAAATACCGAGAACCAATTCTCAGAGAAGGTGTGATTCCTGGGCTCCTTGAGCTGACTGTTCAAGGAACAGTCAAGTCTCGGACTAAAGCACAAACACTTTTGAGGTTGCTGAGAGACACTCCTTACCCGAGGTCTGAGCTTGAGCCTGACACATTAGAGAACATTGTGTCCAATCTCATATCTCAGATAGATTGTGAGGAGCAATCAGGAAAAGCAAAGGAGATGCTCGCTGAGATGGTACAAGTTAGCATGGAACAAAGTTTGAGACATTTACAACAAAGGGCGCTG GGGCTTGTGTGA
- the LOC125848569 gene encoding uncharacterized protein LOC125848569 isoform X1, translating into MDSEGENSVYLNSLVSAADSFSDGDIRRTATSSAVQKTLFLIHSDDPTLKVQAAKEIRRLTKTSQRYRRHFSNAVKPLVDMLRSESFESNEAALLALLNLAVKDEGNKINIIDAGALEPIISFLQSENAILQDHATAALLTLSASPATKPIISASGVFSLLVEIIRHGSSQAKADAVMALSNLSTYQDNLLLILRAQPIPSTVSLLKSCKKSSKTTERCTAIIESLMCYEEGRNSLISEDGGVLAVVEVLESGSAQSREHAVGALLTMCQSDRAKYREPILREGVIPGLLELTVQGTVKSRTKAQTLLRLLRDTPYPRSELEPDTLENIVSNLISQIDCEEQSGKAKEMLAEMVQVSMEQSLRHLQQRALVCTPADLSVPSCVSKITSK; encoded by the exons ATGGACTCGGAGGGCGAGAATTCTGTGTACTTGAACAGTCTGGTCAGTGCCGCCGACAGCTTTTCCGACGGAGATATTCGGCGAACGGCGACGTCCTCCGCAGTCCAAAAAACCCTTTTTCTTATTCATTCTGATGACCCCACTTTGAAAGTACAGGCGGCTAAGGAGATCCGCCGTTTAACTAAGACTTCTCAACGTTACCGCCGTCATTTTTCTAACGCCGTTAAACCTCTCGTTGATATGCTTCGTTCGGAATCTTTTGAATCTAATGAAGCTGCTCTTCTTGCACTCCTTAATCTCGCTGTAAAAGACGAAGG AAACAAGATAAATATCATAGATGCTGGTGCTCTAGAACCCATCATTAGCTTTCTTCAATCAGAGAATGCAATTCTCCAGGATCATGCTACTGCCGCTTTGCTCACATTATCTGCTTCTCCTGCCACTAAACCCATAATTAGTGCTTCTGGTGTTTTCTCTCTGCTAGTGGAAATCATTAGGCACGGTAGTTCACAAGCCAAGGCCGATGCCGTGATGGCTCTTTCCAACCTGTCAACTTATCAAGACAATCTACTATTGATTCTGCGGGCACAACCAATTCCTTCTACTGTTTCTCTGCTTAAATCCTGTAAAAAGTCTTCAAAAACTACTGAAAGATGCACTGCTATTATAGAATCTTTGATGTGTTATGAAGAGGGTAGGAATTCATTGATATCTGAAGATGGGGGAGTACTTGCAGTGGTAGAAGTGCTTGAAAGTGGATCTGCTCAAAGCCGAGAACATGCTGTAGGAGCTCTCCTGACGATGTGTCAGAGTGACCGCGCTAAATACCGAGAACCAATTCTCAGAGAAGGTGTGATTCCTGGGCTCCTTGAGCTGACTGTTCAAGGAACAGTCAAGTCTCGGACTAAAGCACAAACACTTTTGAGGTTGCTGAGAGACACTCCTTACCCGAGGTCTGAGCTTGAGCCTGACACATTAGAGAACATTGTGTCCAATCTCATATCTCAGATAGATTGTGAGGAGCAATCAGGAAAAGCAAAGGAGATGCTCGCTGAGATGGTACAAGTTAGCATGGAACAAAGTTTGAGACATTTACAACAAAGGGCGCTGGTATGCACTCCAGCCGATCTGTCTGTTCCTAGTTGTGTCTCCAAAATTACTTCGAAATGA
- the LOC125848620 gene encoding transcription factor RHD6-like, translating to MSMALAKEHVIMSDTKMGMVDNYDQYYEGEFGINDNSSPELYGIHEEPPKSIFEECENSEKTSPKIAKNFALSSSNSSLSSPSSSNSNGQSVINFKGVYGNFMHSANGSLLSFEQSERFCPNPRMISNINQIEGSVWEDNNLHYQNCVTPKGSSNTSPRVINENSNNNGIPFGWLNSEANASTTTHVDESCFNKRPSTEESMQTNKKQCTAGSKKGKPNNNNNSIGTKDPQSIAAKNRRERISERLKILQELVPNGSKVDLVTMLEKAIGYVKFLQLQVKVLATDEFWPTQGGKAPDISQVKEAIDAILATQRERNSTSK from the exons atgtcTATGGCACTAGCAAAAGAACATGTTATTATGAGTGATACAAAAATGGGCATGGTTGACAATTATGATCAATATTATGAAGGTGAATTTGGGATCAATGATAATTCATCCCCAGAGTTATATGGGATCCATGAAGAACCtccaaagtcaatttttgaAGAATGTGAAAATTCAGAAAAAACTAGTCCAAAAATAGCCAAGAATTTTGCTTTAAGCAGTTCTAATTCTTCCCTTTCTAGCCCTAGTAGTTCCAATTCCAATGGTCAATCTGTTATTAATTTCAAAGGGGTGTATGGTAATTTTATGCATTCAGCAAATGGATCTTTGTTGAGTTTTGAACAAAGTGAAAGATTTTGCCCAAATCCAAGAATGATTAGtaatattaatcaaattgaaGGATCTGTTTGGGAAGATAATAATTTGCATTATCAGAATTGTGTTACTCCTAAGGGAAGTAGTAACACTAGTCCTAGAGTGATTAATGAGAATTCCAATAATAATGGAATACCATTTGGATGGCTAAATTCTGAAGCTAATGCAAGCACCACTACTCATGTTGATGAATCATGTTTCAATAAGCGCCCCTCCACG GAAGAGAGCATGCAGACAAATAAGAAGCAATGTACTGCGGGTTCAAAAAAGGGGAaaccaaataataataataattcaattggTACAAAGGATCCACAGAGTATTGCAGCCAAG AATCGTAGAGAACGGATTAGTGAGCGTCTTAAGATACTACAAGAACTTGTTCCTAATGGTTCTAAG gTTGATTTGGTCACCATGTTAGAGAAAGCAATCGGTTACGTCAAGTTTCTTCAGTTGCAAGTGAAg GTTTTGGCAACAGATGAATTTTGGCCTACACAAGGTGGAAAAGCACCAGACATTTCACAAGTAAAAGAGGCCATTGATGCTATCCTTGCTACTCAACGAGAAAGAAACTCAACCTCCAAGTGA